One Rhododendron vialii isolate Sample 1 chromosome 2a, ASM3025357v1 genomic region harbors:
- the LOC131317501 gene encoding protein NRT1/ PTR FAMILY 4.5-like gives MELHVRKLLVKATFSFENIATLALATNLVTYLTQVMHINIADAANQTTNYMGTSYILSIFIAILADMHIGRPKSVLISACFETVGLGLLAIQAHSSKLKPPPCDLFDPTAHCVKVGGGHAALLFGGLYLVAAGSAGIKASLPSHGADQFEEKDPKEAKQMSSFFNWFLLSGNIGTVISLTLVVWIQDNKGWDLGFGMSSISMVVGAFFFTSGLPRYRIQVIQKSNAFVEVIQVYVAAFHNRNLRLPEDPEDLFEIDGDKPVMEIEFLPHRDVYKFLDKAAIQSAPAAKQEKPNPWKLCRVTQVENAKIILGVLPIFCCAIIMTLCVAQLQTFSIQQAITMDTRITKHFHIPPASLAIIPIIFLLVLVPIYDRLFVPFARRITGHPTGITHLQRIGVGLVLSCLSMAVAGIIEVKRKEVARKHNMLDAIPVIQPLPMSVFWLSFQFFIFGIADLFSFIGLLEFFYSQAPKGMKSISTCFLWCSMALGFFLSTITVNIVNSATKGLTSSRGWLGGNNINRNYLNLFYWLLSLLSFLNFLAYLFVAKSYNYKPIAQAVRSPTIRKVLNDQYNKELEDIEVQK, from the exons ATGGAGCTGCATGTTAGGAAATTGCTTGTGAAAG CCACTTTTAGTTTCGAGAACATTGCGACTCTGGCCTTGGCAACGAATCTGGTGACGTACTTGACTCAGGTGATGCACATTAACATAGCCGATGCAGCCAACCAGACTACAAACTACATGGGTACCAGCTACATTCTCTCCATCTTCATTGCCATCCTAGCAGACATGCACATCGGCCGTCCCAAATCTGTGCTCATTTCAGCTTGCTTCGAGACTGTG GGACTTGGATTGCTAGCAATCCAAGCTCACTCCTCCAAACTCAAGCCACCTCCTTGCGACTTGTTTGATCCAACTGCACATTGCGTCAAAGTTGGAGGAGGCCACGCCGCCCTCCTCTTCGGAGGGCTTTATTTGGTGGCGGCCGGGAGTGCAGGAATAAAAGCCTCGTTACCGTCGCACGGTGCTGATCAGTTTGAGGAGAAAGATCCTAAAGAGGCAAAGCAAATGTCCAGCTTCTTCAACTGGTTCTTATTGTCTGGAAACATCGGCACTGTCATTAGCCTGACGCTCGTGGTGTGGATCCAAGACAATAAGGGCTGGGATTTGGGATTCGGGATGTCTTCCATTTCCATGGTTGTGGGCGCCTTCTTCTTCACTTCTGGATTGCCACGATACAGGATTCAAGTCATTCAGAAAAGCAACGCTTTCGTCGAAGTTATACAG GTATACGTAGCTGCTTTCCATAATCGAAATCTTCGCCTGCCCGAGGATCCTGAAGATCTATTTGAGATCGATGGCGATAAGCCTGTAATGGAGATAGAGTTTCTACCTCACAGAGATGTTtataa GTTCCTTGACAAAGCAGCCATCCAATCCGCTCCGGCTGccaaacaagaaaaaccaaatcCGTGGAAACTTTGCAGGGTGACTCAAGTGGAAAACGCAAAGATCATCTTAGGCGTACTTCCAATATTTTGTTGCGCGATAATTATGACCCTGTGCGTAGCTCAGCTCCAAACCTTCTCCATCCAACAAGCTATAACCATGGACACAAGGATAACCAAACATTTCCACATACCCCCGGCTTCCCTCGCCATCATCCCTATCATATTCCTCCTCGTTCTCGTCCCCATTTATGATCGTCTGTTCGTACCCTTTGCCCGTAGGATCACTGGCCACCCCACCGGCATAACCCACCTCCAACGTATTGGTGTCGGTCTAGTCCTCTCCTGTCTGTCTATGGCAGTAGCCGGAATCATAGAAGTAAAGCGAAAAGAGGTTGCGCGAAAGCACAACATGCTCGATGCTATACCGGTGATCCAACCACTCCCTATGAGCGTATTCTGGCTATCGTTTCAGTTCTTCATCTTCGGTATCGCCGACCTGTTTTCGTTCATCGGTCTTCTCGAGTTTTTCTACTCACAAGCACCCAAAGGGATGAAGTCCATCTCTACATGCTTCCTTTGGTGCTCCATGGCATTGGGATTTTTCTTGAGCACTATCACTGTCAATATAGTGAATAGTGCAACTAAGGGATTAACAAGTAGTAGAGGTTGGTTGGGAGGAAATAATATCAATAGGAACTACTTAAATCTCTTTTATTGGTTGCTTTCTCTATTGAGCTTCCTTAATTTCCTTGCCTATTTGTTTGTTGCTAAGAGCTACAACTATAAGCCAATAGCACAGGCAGTGAGAAGTCCAACTATTAGGAAGGTTCTAAATGATCAGTATAACAAGGAGTTGGAAGACATTGAAGTGCAAAAGTGA